A genomic region of Lates calcarifer isolate ASB-BC8 linkage group LG9, TLL_Latcal_v3, whole genome shotgun sequence contains the following coding sequences:
- the LOC108894421 gene encoding LOW QUALITY PROTEIN: bile salt-activated lipase-like (The sequence of the model RefSeq protein was modified relative to this genomic sequence to represent the inferred CDS: deleted 2 bases in 2 codons), with protein MEKLKILLAVVLSLGTASAASLGVVQTEGGSVRGQNIPLGLFRSVDVFKGIPFAAKPGTFEKPKPHPGWDGVLKATKFANRCLQISMLQTSTFGSEDCLYLNIWVPHGRHVSSNLPVMIWFYGGGFMVGGSMGPNFLNNYLYSGQEIADRGNVIVVSVGYRVGTLGFLSTGDSTLPGNYGLWDQHAAIAWVHRNIRSFGGDPENITLFGESAGGASVSFQTLTPHNKGLFKRAISQSGVAFCPWAFSRNPRKVAEEVAVKVGCPTDDRMVACLKSTDAGTLTMASPRIQQGSPDYPGVKNLLLSPVVDGDFLPDQPENLFHNTADIDYLVGVNDSDGHLFTSQDIPSLGNKNEETPVEDVKRLLAAYTKEKGQAGLEIAFAEYSSNWGSTPSQDTIKKTAVDIGTDYIFLVPIQAAIYLHAANARSGRTYSYLLSEPSLMAGPGKPFHDWVGSDHADDLQFVFGKPFTTPKAYGDRHRDLSGYMIAYWTNFARTGNPNKGNLKVPVVWPEFTSTGQQFLDINAKMNESSVGQEMRLRFLHLWLNTLPSLPSIQ; from the exons ATGGAGAAACTGAAGATTTTGTTGGCTGTTGTCCTGTCCCTGGGAACAGCCTCAGCAGCCTCT CTGGGTGTGGTGCAGACAGAAGGTGGCAGCGTTCGGGGACAAAATATCCCCCTCGGTCTTTTCCGCTCTGTGGATGTTTTCAAAGGAATTCCCTTTGCTGCCAAACCTGGAACCTTCGAGAAACCCAAACCTCACCCTGGCTGGGACG gtGTACTAAAGGCAACAAAGTTTGCCAATAGATGTCTCCAGATCAGCATGCTCCAGACTTCGACTTTTGGTAGTGAAGACTGCCTCTACCTCAACATCTGGGTTCCTCATGGCCGCCATG TGTCATCAAACCTGCCAGTGATGATTTGGTTTTACGGAGGGGGCTTCATGGTCGGTGGCTCTATGGGGCCAAATTTTCTGAACAACTATCTGTACAGTGGTCAGGAAATTGCAGACAGGGGCAATGTTATTGTGGTGTCAGTGGGATACCGTGTGGGAACACTGGGTTTCCTCAGCACAGGAGACTCTACCTTACCTG GGAACTATGGTCTGTGGGACCAGCATGCTGCCATCGCCTGGGTGCACAGGAACATCCGTTCATTTGGAGGAGACCCTGAGAACATCACCCTCTTTGGAGAGTCTGCAGGTGGCGCTAGTGTTAGCTTCCAG ACCCTTACCCCCCACAACAAAGGGCTGTTCAAGAGAGCCATCTCCCAGAGTGGTGTTGCGTTCTGCCCCTGGGCTTTCAGCAGGAACCCACGCAAGGTCGCAGAGGAG GTTGCTGTGAAGGTCGGCTGCCCCACCGATGACAGGATGGTGGCCTGTCTGAAATCAACTGATGCTGGGACTCTCACCATGGCTTCTCCCCGCATCCAACAAGGCTCCCCAGACT ATCCTGGTGTGAAAAACCTGCTCCTGTCTCCTGTTGTTGATGGAGACTTCCTCCCTGATCAGCCTGAGAACTTGTTCCACAACACTGCTGACATAGACTACCTCGTAGGAGTTAATGACAGTGACGGACACCTCTTCACTTCACAGGATATTCCTTCCCTTGGTAACAAGAATGAAGAGACTCCTGT agaaGATGTAAAGCGGCTCCTTGCTGCTTATACCAAGGAGAAGGGGCAAGCTGGTTTGGAGATTGCCTTTGCTGAATATTCATCCAACTGGGGA TCAACACCCAGTCAGGACACCATAAAGAAAACTGCTGTGGACATTGGGACAGATTACATCTTCCTAGTTCCCATTCAGGCTGCCATTTACCTGCATGCTGCTAACGCCAG GTCTGGCCGTACCTACTCCTACCTGCTGTCTGAGCCTAGTTTAATGGCTGGACCAGGCAAACCCTTCCATGACTGGGTGGGATCTGACCAT GCTGATgatctgcagtttgtgtttggcaAACCCTTCACCACACCGAAGGCTtatggagacagacacagagacctGTCTGGCTATATGATCGCATACTGGACTAACTTCGCCAGAACTGG AAATCCCAACAAAGGAAACCTGAAGGTGCCTGTGGTCTGGCCTGAATTTACCAGCACTGGACAACAGTTCCTGGACATCAACGCTAAGATGAACGAGAGCTCCGTTGGACAGGAAATGAGGCTACGTTTTCTTCACCTTTGGCTCAACACCCTTCCCAGCCTTCCATCGATTCAGTGA